One Thermomicrobiales bacterium DNA window includes the following coding sequences:
- a CDS encoding glycosyltransferase family 1 protein: MENRLRIGLDVAPLLYPYSGVRAYVEALIDSSRNGDTGVDLVPISAPSGLLRSSSKIARLNWDLRGIAVAARGSKVELLHMTRFAAPRRFDGPLIVTVHDLIPLQLPEYRSSRPARIQSALARALVPHATRVIVPSSYVAGVVQELLRIERERIDVIPMGVSPVEEPPAAPVLSGPYVLHTGGFDARKNLTMLLQAFARASWELGPDWRLVLVGSPHSNNPVVYPPVEPVIEQLGLGDRVVRTGRVDEQEKNALYAHASIAVNPSRSEGFGLPILEAMAHGVPVVASNRTSHPEVAGDAAFLVEPTVEAFSEAMIELATNDALRTALSAKGRARAAAFPWSRTVRATLETYRAALGADRR; the protein is encoded by the coding sequence ATGGAGAATCGCCTGAGAATTGGGCTCGATGTGGCCCCGCTGCTCTACCCATATTCAGGCGTGCGCGCGTATGTGGAAGCGCTCATCGACTCATCTCGAAACGGTGATACAGGTGTCGATCTGGTGCCGATCTCGGCTCCCTCGGGTCTGCTGCGGTCCTCCTCGAAGATTGCCCGACTGAATTGGGATCTGCGGGGAATCGCGGTTGCGGCTCGAGGCTCGAAGGTGGAGTTGCTCCACATGACGCGCTTCGCCGCCCCACGCAGATTCGATGGTCCGCTGATCGTTACGGTGCACGATCTGATCCCGCTTCAATTGCCAGAATACCGGTCCTCTCGCCCCGCCAGGATCCAGAGCGCGCTCGCACGCGCGCTGGTCCCCCATGCGACTCGGGTGATCGTGCCGTCGAGCTACGTTGCCGGGGTCGTGCAGGAACTCCTGCGCATCGAGCGGGAACGGATCGATGTCATCCCGATGGGTGTTTCGCCCGTGGAGGAACCGCCCGCCGCTCCAGTTCTTTCGGGACCGTATGTTCTCCACACAGGCGGGTTCGATGCGCGCAAGAACCTGACCATGCTGCTGCAGGCGTTCGCACGCGCCTCTTGGGAGCTTGGGCCGGACTGGCGGCTCGTGCTGGTCGGTTCTCCACACTCGAACAACCCCGTTGTCTATCCACCAGTCGAACCTGTCATCGAGCAACTTGGCCTGGGCGATCGCGTGGTGCGCACCGGACGAGTCGACGAGCAGGAAAAGAACGCGCTCTACGCGCACGCCTCGATTGCGGTGAACCCCTCCCGTAGCGAAGGGTTCGGGCTTCCCATCCTGGAGGCAATGGCGCATGGCGTTCCCGTCGTTGCCAGCAACCGAACCTCGCACCCTGAGGTCGCTGGCGATGCGGCATTCCTGGTCGAACCGACGGTCGAGGCGTTCTCGGAGGCGATGATCGAGCTTGCAACGAATGACGCGCTCAGGACCGCGTTGTCGGCCAAGGGCCGAGCCCGCGCTGCCGCGTTTCCATGGTCGCGCACCGTCCGCGCGACCCTCGAGACATACAGAGCTGCCCTCGGCGCCGATCGAAGGTAG